A stretch of the Desulfobacter sp. genome encodes the following:
- a CDS encoding carboxypeptidase regulatory-like domain-containing protein codes for MKKAYTLYFTAASSNMLQRKVKPTFEAAWQAYPSLKPEYTMGATHKGGKARPVSSNAKTRMILTLEIYGFSGNLAQSATQKPNFQYNVFFPRGQRVETLLGNSIQLVNDRGGKNAWMTEGCWAVSLRPQRVGDDIPVDVFRLAADGLFKAMGSGGKMVEKTGQDPYIVDISCQATGYKTQVRSVGSKTEPQTIRVSGVVKNETGDAVEGALIRIDEYDETAKTDEDGKYSLKLAFVDGKGSLNHTQDFVLQTTPNALGVSIDFNTDQMPRADGRSLEAQILVTNQGQPWANKKMMFNPPSRFMVKGIPVWYIERPFPAGLSTAFTTDEQGRAKILFPVPRVKKYLLKQTPKENPADLLFPISGEVTFVDGMTEKSVTASVNYGNPYPRVLKLVLPGLWNGKWPSARGQLILSENQCQVELKAYGRFRVKGYEADKTVKVWTDNDPSLFFGYMPRVEGADDFNDIPDYGMAMGKAMSDSVVELAVGELGGNLMNQYGTTRVGSTDAVDRMKKAAQNKMDWAQGFQQAAAKAKFDADHAAMVMTSAKEMQSKAGRYITAGVTGDEILAVSGAILENAKAGLSLRAMAQGGRPFSGQLSAQKNAIELGSTAYGLFEAGAGVTKWGSKAIDQAGKRLIALKLIYTAAKTTHDCYIEYQRTALGWDAAVLMPFVATITNEQGYAVRTIRYASVKFEKKKK; via the coding sequence ATGAAAAAAGCCTATACCCTGTATTTTACCGCGGCCTCTTCAAATATGCTCCAGCGCAAAGTCAAGCCTACGTTTGAAGCGGCATGGCAGGCCTATCCTTCTTTAAAACCCGAATATACCATGGGGGCGACCCATAAAGGGGGAAAGGCCAGACCTGTGTCCAGCAATGCAAAAACCCGGATGATTCTCACACTTGAAATCTATGGGTTTTCCGGAAACCTTGCCCAATCGGCAACCCAGAAACCCAATTTTCAGTACAATGTTTTTTTTCCCAGGGGGCAAAGGGTTGAAACCCTTTTGGGCAACTCCATTCAGCTGGTCAATGACCGGGGGGGCAAAAATGCATGGATGACTGAAGGGTGCTGGGCGGTTTCCTTGCGCCCCCAGAGGGTCGGGGACGATATTCCTGTTGATGTTTTCAGGCTGGCTGCAGACGGGCTGTTCAAGGCCATGGGGTCTGGGGGGAAAATGGTCGAAAAGACAGGGCAAGACCCTTATATTGTGGATATAAGCTGCCAGGCAACCGGGTATAAAACCCAAGTCCGGAGCGTTGGGAGTAAAACTGAACCCCAGACCATCAGGGTCAGCGGCGTTGTAAAAAATGAAACAGGGGACGCGGTTGAGGGAGCCCTCATCCGCATTGATGAATATGATGAGACCGCAAAAACCGATGAAGACGGGAAATATAGCCTCAAACTGGCCTTTGTTGACGGTAAGGGCAGTTTAAATCATACCCAGGATTTTGTCCTTCAGACCACTCCCAACGCCCTTGGCGTGAGTATTGATTTTAATACGGACCAGATGCCCCGGGCTGACGGCCGATCCTTGGAAGCCCAGATTCTTGTTACCAATCAAGGGCAGCCCTGGGCAAACAAAAAAATGATGTTCAATCCGCCTTCCAGGTTCATGGTCAAGGGAATACCGGTATGGTATATTGAGCGACCCTTTCCAGCAGGTCTTTCAACCGCTTTTACCACCGACGAACAGGGCCGGGCAAAGATTTTATTCCCCGTGCCCAGGGTGAAAAAATATCTGTTAAAGCAGACCCCAAAGGAGAATCCTGCAGATCTATTGTTTCCCATTTCAGGGGAGGTGACCTTTGTTGACGGGATGACTGAGAAATCGGTCACAGCGTCTGTGAATTACGGGAATCCATATCCCAGGGTTTTAAAACTTGTTCTGCCGGGCCTCTGGAATGGGAAGTGGCCTTCTGCAAGGGGACAGCTGATCTTAAGTGAAAATCAATGCCAGGTGGAACTCAAGGCATACGGCAGGTTCAGGGTCAAGGGATATGAGGCGGATAAAACCGTTAAGGTCTGGACGGACAATGATCCAAGTCTTTTTTTCGGTTATATGCCCAGGGTTGAAGGGGCTGATGATTTCAATGATATTCCTGACTATGGTATGGCCATGGGAAAGGCCATGTCTGATTCCGTGGTCGAGCTGGCCGTGGGGGAGCTGGGCGGAAACCTGATGAACCAATACGGCACCACCCGGGTGGGATCAACAGATGCTGTTGATCGGATGAAAAAAGCGGCCCAAAACAAGATGGACTGGGCCCAGGGATTCCAGCAGGCAGCTGCCAAGGCAAAATTTGATGCAGACCATGCCGCCATGGTGATGACATCTGCCAAAGAGATGCAGTCCAAGGCTGGAAGGTATATCACCGCAGGGGTAACCGGAGACGAGATATTGGCGGTGTCCGGGGCAATTCTTGAAAATGCAAAAGCCGGTCTGTCCCTCAGGGCCATGGCCCAAGGGGGAAGACCCTTTTCCGGGCAATTGTCTGCCCAGAAAAATGCCATTGAGCTTGGCTCAACGGCATACGGGCTTTTTGAGGCTGGCGCAGGGGTTACGAAGTGGGGAAGCAAGGCCATTGACCAGGCGGGAAAACGGCTGATTGCACTCAAGTTGATCTATACGGCAGCCAAAACCACCCATGACTGCTATATTGAATACCAGCGTACCGCCCTTGGATGGGATGCTGCCGTACTCATGCCCTTTGTGGCCACCATTACAAACGAGCAGGGATATGCCGTCAGAACAATCCGGTATGCCTCTGTAAAATTTGAAAAGAAAAAAAAGTGA
- a CDS encoding IS4 family transposase — MTHISVPKKQLRSLNFDNFRCPLIKSLSKAPELQSRGDRPLKMTFEDQINALVYFHLQEHKSARHLIQDLKENVFAKENIAPDGGISRSSFCEAINHRGLEQLQFIFEDLYKQALECHPGEHAELGELVSIDGSLINAVLSMHWANYRKGSKKAKVHCGFDINHGIPNKIFLTEGNGAERTFVPKIVSKGQTGVMDRGYQSHKEFDLLQEQGKHFVCRIKTRTTRTIIDNHETPSDSYIFYDALVKLGTPNQNQTKRPVRVVGYKIAGVKYYVATDRHDLTAEQIATIYKLRWTIEDFFKWWKEHLKVYHLIARSEYGLMVQILGGLITYLLLAIHCQKQFNEKVTIKRVRQLRTAILNDLFGCEEQGSHSSNRDNIVKDQKIIEQVKT; from the coding sequence ATGACGCACATCTCAGTCCCTAAAAAACAACTACGGTCCCTGAACTTTGACAATTTCAGGTGCCCTCTGATAAAGTCACTTTCAAAAGCACCGGAATTACAATCTCGAGGAGACCGCCCTTTAAAAATGACATTCGAAGACCAGATAAATGCTTTGGTTTATTTCCATCTTCAGGAGCACAAGTCTGCCCGACATTTAATTCAGGATCTCAAGGAGAATGTTTTTGCTAAAGAAAATATTGCGCCAGACGGTGGTATCAGCCGTAGTAGTTTCTGTGAAGCCATCAATCACAGGGGACTCGAACAACTGCAATTTATCTTTGAGGATCTTTATAAACAGGCTCTTGAGTGTCATCCGGGTGAACACGCCGAGTTAGGAGAGTTGGTTTCCATTGACGGTAGTCTCATAAATGCAGTCCTTTCAATGCACTGGGCGAACTACAGAAAAGGAAGTAAAAAAGCCAAAGTACATTGCGGATTTGACATTAATCACGGAATCCCAAACAAAATCTTTTTGACTGAAGGCAACGGCGCTGAACGCACCTTTGTTCCCAAAATAGTTTCCAAGGGGCAAACAGGTGTTATGGATCGTGGATATCAATCCCATAAAGAATTTGACCTGCTTCAGGAGCAAGGCAAACATTTTGTCTGCCGTATAAAAACCAGGACAACAAGAACAATTATTGATAACCACGAGACCCCTTCCGACAGCTACATTTTTTATGATGCACTGGTTAAACTTGGTACTCCGAATCAAAACCAGACGAAAAGGCCTGTTCGGGTTGTTGGCTATAAAATTGCTGGCGTCAAATACTATGTGGCAACTGACAGGCATGATTTAACAGCGGAACAAATAGCAACAATTTATAAACTCCGGTGGACCATTGAGGATTTTTTCAAATGGTGGAAAGAACATCTGAAGGTATATCATCTCATTGCCCGCAGTGAATACGGCCTTATGGTTCAGATTCTTGGCGGCCTTATCACTTACCTGTTACTGGCAATCCATTGCCAAAAACAGTTTAATGAAAAGGTCACGATCAAAAGAGTTCGGCAGCTGCGAACCGCCATTCTAAATGACCTGTTTGGCTGCGAGGAGCAGGGCTCTCATAGTTCAAACAGGGACAATATTGTCAAAGATCAAAAAATTATTGAGCAAGTAAAAACCTAA